One window of Magallana gigas chromosome 2, xbMagGiga1.1, whole genome shotgun sequence genomic DNA carries:
- the LOC105347101 gene encoding protein PALS2, translating to MPAATREAQDSGLVSLHKLKTNLNEIGDIVEADQDDLDFLKNFLNNPALKSILQTKDTLEDDNPLEPVTEESAGKLASDAVNALGPSLDDNEQAQELEDILSNPHIGALLRAHDDVADRNYGDETEEDSQLFSPPPPLSMFSNMPDQVRLVGIRREKNAPLGITVKIDERAELVIARILSGSQIDKQGLLHVGDVIKEVNGIPVSTPEQLMDIIRSTDQGITLKIVQNFAEHQPQAQKYVKAHFNYDPQRDRLIPCKDAGLPFKDGDILHIMSTEDPNWWQAKIVNEEGDGPTGLIPAQQLEEKRQAYVQPDYDYSKSSLFCGLKKRKKRTIKYTTRNHKDFDKCNITIYEEVTRMPPFQRKTLVLVGANHVGRRSMKERLIRDDPRRFGAVMPHTSRTPRQGEEHGKGYFFDTRENMEADIKAGKYLEFGEFNGNLYGTKLESIHYTVQQGKMCVLDVNPTSLKVLKNAEYMPYIVFLAAPSADVQRIMWEEGRRKGVAGKKGHGTVEMRSEKDFLRTVEESAQIERVYKQYFDVTLVNDDFEETYRELKKALSDLSAATQWVPVDWVY from the exons ATGCCAGCGGCCACACGAGAAGCCCAGGATTCGGGCTTAG TGTCCCTTCACAAATTAAAAACTAATCTGAATGAAATAGGAGATATTGTGGAGGCTGACCAAGATGATTTGGACTTTCTGAAGAATTTCTTAAATAACCCAGCATTAAAAAGCATATTGCAG ACCAAAGATACACTAGAAGATGACAATCCTCTAGAGCCAGTGACAGAGGAGAGTGCaggaaagctggcatccgatgcAGTGAACGCCCTTGGGCCCTCATTGGATGACAATGAACAGGCTCAGGAACTGGAGGACATCTTGTCCAATCCTCATATTGGG GCATTACTGAGGGCACATGATGACGTTGCTGACCGTAACTATGGGGATGAAACTGAGGAAGACTCCCAGCTGTTCTCTCCACCACCCCCACTTTCTATGTTCAGTAACATGCCTGACCAGGTTCGACTTGTTGGCATTAGAAGGGAGAAAAATGCTCCACTG GGAATAACAGTGAAGATAGATGAGAGAGCAGAGTTGGTAATTGCCCGTATCTTATCAGGCAGCCAGATTGATAAACAAG GACTTTTGCATGTGGGAGATGTGATAAAAGAGGTGAATGGAATCCCTGTGTCGACCCCTGAACAGTTGATGGACATCATACGCAGCACTGACCAAGGAATCACCCTCAAGATTGTCCAGAACTTCGCCGAACACCAACCCCAAGCCCAG aAATATGTGAAGGCACATTTTAACTATGATCCTCAAAGAGACCGTCTGATACCTTGTAAAGACGCTGGTCTGCCCTTCAAAGATGGAGACATACTGCACATCATGAGCACTGAGGATCCAAACTGGTGGCAG GCAAAGATAGTGAATGAGGAAGGTGATGGACCCACCGGACTAATCCCCGCTCAGCAGCTAGAGGAGAAACGTCAGGCATATGTCCAGCCTGATTATGATTATTCCAAAAGCAGTCTTT TCTGTGGATTGAAGAAGAGGAAGAAGAGAACAATTAAATATACAACAAGGAACCACAAAG ATTTTGATAAGTGTAACATTACAATATATGAGGAGGTAACAAGGATGCCACCTTTCCAGCGCAAAACCCTGGTCCTAGTGGGAGCTAACCATGTGGGCAGAAGGTCCATGAAGGAACGATTAATCCGGGACGACCCGAGGAGATTTGGTGCTGTCATGCCTC ATACTTCAAGAACCCCGCGTCAAGGCGAGGAACATGGAAAGGGTTACTTTTTTGATACCCGTGAAAACATGGAGGCAGACATTAAGGCTGGGAAATATTTGGAGTTTGGAGAATTTAATGGAAACCTTTATGGAACAAAGCTTGAATCCATTCACTACACGGTTCAGCAGGGCAAGATGTGTGTCCTGGATGTAAACCCAACA tCACTTAAAGTCTTAAAGAATGCCGAGTACATGCCTTACATAGTTTTTTTGGCTGCCCCCAGTGCAGATGTCCAGAGAATTATGTGGGAGGAGGGAAGGAGGAAAGGTGTGGCCGGAAAAAAAGGG CATGGAACAGTTGAAATGAGAAGT GAAAAAGACTTTTTGAGAACAGTGGAAGAAAGTGCCCAAATAGAGCGTGTGTACAAACAGTACTTTGACGTGACTTTGGTGAACGATGATTTTGAGGAGACCTACCGGGAACTTAAGAAGGCCTTGTCAGACCTCAGTGCAGCCACTCAGTGGGTGCCTGTGGATTGGGTGTATTGA